One genomic segment of Pseudomonas chlororaphis subsp. aurantiaca includes these proteins:
- a CDS encoding ABC transporter ATP-binding protein/permease: protein MNQNAEYSAVNDTVRGQFFRRVWEMTTPYWRSEEKGKAWLLLFAVVALTLFSVAISVWINSWYKDFYNALQRKDEAAFWQLILYFCGIATVAILAAVYRLYLTQMLTIRWRAWLTEKHFARWLGHKNYYQLEQGGYTDNPDQRISEDLNSFTSNTLGLALGLLRTVVSLVSFSIILWGVSGSIEVFGYTIPGYMFWCALVYAAVGSWLTHLIGRRLIGLNNNQQRFEADLRFSMVRVRENAESIALYDGEPNENKRLSARFGMVWHNFWDIMKVSKRLTFFTSGYGQIAIIFPFIVAAPRYLTGKIELGELMQINSAFGNVQENFSWFITAYSDLAAWRATCDRLLSFRQAMSENEECAPAIDVQNQGETLQVHNLGLDLADGRHLLAGAEMTVSPGERLMLSGRSGSGKSTLLRAMGRLWPAGHGSIRMPAERYLFLPQKPYLPIGSLREALSYPQSGDTYPQERYAQVLETCRLPHLVSRLDESNHWQRMLSPGEQQRLAFARALLYAPQWLYMDEATSAMDEEDEATLYQALIDQLPGLSIVSVGHRSSLKRFHPRHIRIERGHLVDQAVTV, encoded by the coding sequence ATGAATCAGAACGCTGAGTATTCCGCGGTCAACGATACTGTGCGCGGGCAGTTTTTCCGTCGTGTCTGGGAAATGACTACGCCTTACTGGCGCAGCGAGGAGAAGGGCAAGGCCTGGCTGCTGCTGTTCGCGGTGGTCGCCCTGACCCTGTTCAGCGTGGCGATCTCGGTGTGGATCAACAGCTGGTACAAGGACTTCTACAACGCCCTGCAAAGGAAGGATGAAGCAGCCTTCTGGCAACTGATCCTGTATTTCTGCGGGATTGCCACGGTGGCCATCCTGGCCGCGGTCTACCGGCTCTACCTGACCCAGATGCTGACCATCCGCTGGCGCGCCTGGCTCACGGAAAAACACTTCGCCCGCTGGCTGGGCCACAAGAACTATTACCAGCTGGAGCAGGGCGGCTACACCGATAACCCGGACCAGCGGATTTCCGAAGACCTCAACAGCTTCACCAGCAATACCCTGGGGCTCGCCCTGGGCCTGCTGCGTACCGTGGTCAGCCTGGTGTCGTTCTCGATCATCCTGTGGGGCGTGTCGGGCAGTATCGAAGTCTTCGGCTACACCATTCCCGGCTACATGTTCTGGTGCGCTCTGGTGTACGCCGCCGTCGGCAGCTGGCTGACCCACCTGATCGGTCGACGCCTGATCGGCTTGAACAACAACCAGCAACGTTTCGAGGCGGACCTGCGTTTCTCCATGGTGCGGGTACGCGAGAACGCCGAGAGCATCGCCCTGTACGACGGCGAGCCGAACGAGAACAAACGCTTGAGCGCTCGCTTCGGCATGGTCTGGCACAACTTCTGGGACATCATGAAAGTGTCCAAGCGCCTGACCTTCTTCACCTCGGGCTATGGTCAGATCGCGATCATTTTCCCCTTCATCGTCGCGGCCCCTCGTTACCTGACAGGCAAGATCGAGCTGGGCGAGCTGATGCAGATCAACTCGGCATTCGGCAACGTCCAGGAGAACTTCAGCTGGTTCATCACCGCTTATTCTGATCTCGCGGCCTGGCGCGCCACCTGTGACCGTCTGCTGAGCTTTCGCCAGGCCATGAGCGAAAACGAAGAGTGCGCGCCGGCCATCGACGTGCAGAACCAGGGCGAAACCCTGCAAGTGCATAACCTCGGCCTGGATCTGGCGGATGGCCGGCACCTGCTGGCCGGTGCCGAGATGACCGTGAGCCCCGGCGAGCGCCTGATGCTCAGCGGCCGCTCCGGCAGCGGCAAGAGTACCCTGCTGCGGGCGATGGGGCGGCTCTGGCCGGCTGGTCACGGCAGCATCCGCATGCCCGCCGAGCGTTATCTGTTCCTGCCGCAGAAGCCTTACCTGCCGATCGGTAGCCTGCGCGAAGCCTTGAGTTATCCACAGTCGGGCGACACTTACCCGCAGGAGCGTTATGCACAGGTGCTGGAAACCTGCCGCCTGCCGCACCTGGTGTCCCGCCTGGACGAGAGCAATCACTGGCAGCGCATGTTGTCTCCGGGCGAGCAGCAGCGCCTGGCTTTTGCCCGTGCGTTGCTCTATGCGCCGCAATGGCTGTACATGGATGAGGCCACCTCGGCCATGGACGAAGAAGACGAAGCGACCCTGTACCAGGCGCTGATCGACCAGCTTCCGGGGCTGAGCATTGTCAGCGTCGGGCATCGCAGCAGCCTCAAGCGTTTCCACCCGCGGCACATCCGCATCGAGCGCGGGCATCTGGTCGACCAGGCGGTGACGGTGTAG
- a CDS encoding FadR/GntR family transcriptional regulator, giving the protein MDNQNMAPRLPRKRRSLAQELVTVLSEQIRDGQLKRGDKLPTESAIMEAHGVSRTVVREAISRLQAAGQVETRHGIGTFVLDTPSPSGFRIDPATVVTLRDVLAILELRISLEVESAGLAAQRRSTEQLAAMRAALDALNESVAHDSDAVASDFQFHLQIALATGNRYFTDIMTHLGTSIIPRTRLNSARLAHDDQQHYMSRLSREHEEIYEAIARQDSDAARAAMRLHLTNSRERLRHAHEEAEAQRG; this is encoded by the coding sequence ATGGACAACCAGAACATGGCGCCCCGCCTTCCACGCAAGCGCCGTAGCCTCGCCCAGGAACTGGTGACCGTGCTGTCGGAGCAGATTCGCGACGGTCAGCTCAAGCGCGGTGACAAGTTGCCCACCGAGTCGGCGATCATGGAGGCCCATGGCGTCAGCCGGACCGTGGTGCGCGAAGCCATTTCCCGGTTGCAGGCCGCTGGCCAGGTGGAAACCCGCCACGGCATCGGCACCTTTGTGCTCGACACACCGAGCCCGAGCGGCTTCAGGATCGATCCGGCGACCGTGGTGACCTTGCGCGATGTGCTGGCGATCCTGGAACTGCGCATCAGCCTGGAAGTGGAGTCGGCCGGGCTGGCCGCGCAGCGGCGCAGCACCGAGCAACTGGCGGCGATGCGGGCGGCGCTGGATGCCCTCAATGAAAGCGTGGCCCACGACAGCGATGCGGTGGCCTCGGATTTCCAGTTCCACCTGCAGATTGCCCTGGCCACGGGCAACCGCTATTTCACCGACATCATGACCCACCTGGGGACCAGCATCATTCCGCGCACCCGCCTGAATTCGGCGCGCCTGGCTCACGACGATCAGCAGCACTACATGAGCCGCCTGAGCCGTGAGCATGAAGAAATCTATGAAGCCATTGCCCGCCAGGATTCGGACGCGGCCCGGGCGGCCATGCGCCTGCACCTGACCAACAGCCGCGAACGGCTGCGCCATGCCCATGAAGAAGCAGAGGCGCAGCGCGGGTAA